The sequence below is a genomic window from Streptomyces sp. NBC_00289.
ACGAGGCGCTCAGCGCGCTGGATGACCTGCCCCTGCCCAAACCCGCCGCCACGGCTCTGCATGCCCTGGCGCACTCGGCCGCGCACCGCCAGTACTGACCCGGCAGGCCGTCACAGACCAAGGGAGCCATTGCCATGACTTATACCGAGGCGTCGATGGACGGCTTGCGGCAGGTGGGCGACGAACTCGCCGATGCCACCGTCGCCACCCTGTTTCAACGCGGGGAAGTGGGCAAGTTCAACGCGCTGATGCGGTACGTCTCCACAGCGGGCGCTCCGCTGCCCGACGGGCTGCCGGACGTGGCGCGCGACTATCTCGAGGCGACCAGTGTGCCGCCGGCCTGGGTGGATTGGGGCGAGATGGAGAAGGCCCGGCTGTTCTTCATCGACAACAACGTGCACATCTCCACCGCCCTGTCGTTCGCCGCCATGCCCGCCTGCTATGTGGTGCCTCACGTGGCGAAGCTACTGTCGTCGACACACTCGCTGGAGTATCCCTCCAAGCGCATGGCGGAGACCGGACAGTTCACCGTCCACCTCATGCAGCCCGATGCGTTCGAGGCCGGCAGCCGCTTCATCCCCGCCGCGCAGAAGGTGCGCCTGCTGCACGCCTCCATCCGCCACCACCTGGCGCGGGAAAACCGGTGGGACATCACGTCGTTGGGTACGCCGATCTGCCAGGAGGACATGATCGGCGGGCAGATGTTCTTCTCACTGCTCGTCCTCGACAGCCTGCACCGCCTCGGCATCCACATGTCCGTGGAGGGCGCCGAAGCCTACTTCTACGCCTGGCGTGTGGTCGGCGCCATGCTTGGAGTCGACCAGGACGCCGTACCCAAGTCCCTTGAGGAAGCTCGGCAGTTCCTGGACCTGTACATGGTCCGGCACATGGGTCCCTCCGAGGAGGGCGCCCACCTGACCCGGCAGCTCATCGACCTCTACGAGGAAGTCGTCCCCGGCACGTTCTTCGACCCGATCGTTTCCGCCCTCATCCGGCACCTCATCGGCGACTCCTGCTCCGACTGGCTGGAAGTCCCCCGTACCGCGTGGGACACAGTCGTCAAAACCGTCCCCCATCTCCTGGGGGTCCTGGAGACCATCGAGGACCGCTCCCCCCTCGGCGCTTGGGCCCTTGACCGCCTCGGCCACCTCACCACCGTCCTCGAGCTGTCCTCCCTGACCCGCGGACGCGTCATGCACTACGCCATTCCCGAAGACATGAAGAAGGACTTCGGCGTCTCCGACGCGGTGCCTCGCGCCCGCCGCTGGACCCCGCCGGCCGTCGCCATCACCGCGTGGCCTCCGACCCGATAGCCGACTCGGAGGTTCGGCGGTAACCGGAGGGGTGTGCGTCAGCGGGGGTAGACCTCGAACTCTCTGAGTGCCCAGCCGTACCCGCCGGCCGGCGCGCCCGTCTTGGCGTAGGCCCAGTTGTTGACGCTCAGCA
It includes:
- a CDS encoding oxygenase MpaB family protein, with the translated sequence MTYTEASMDGLRQVGDELADATVATLFQRGEVGKFNALMRYVSTAGAPLPDGLPDVARDYLEATSVPPAWVDWGEMEKARLFFIDNNVHISTALSFAAMPACYVVPHVAKLLSSTHSLEYPSKRMAETGQFTVHLMQPDAFEAGSRFIPAAQKVRLLHASIRHHLARENRWDITSLGTPICQEDMIGGQMFFSLLVLDSLHRLGIHMSVEGAEAYFYAWRVVGAMLGVDQDAVPKSLEEARQFLDLYMVRHMGPSEEGAHLTRQLIDLYEEVVPGTFFDPIVSALIRHLIGDSCSDWLEVPRTAWDTVVKTVPHLLGVLETIEDRSPLGAWALDRLGHLTTVLELSSLTRGRVMHYAIPEDMKKDFGVSDAVPRARRWTPPAVAITAWPPTR